One Nicotiana tomentosiformis chromosome 4, ASM39032v3, whole genome shotgun sequence genomic window carries:
- the LOC104114637 gene encoding E3 ubiquitin-protein ligase RGLG2-like, with product MGGKCSKRPKTGGYSGNPQSSYTQPSYNYPTYQAYCGPLPASRKYSKINDDYNSIEQVTDALARAGLESSNLIVGIDFTKSNEWTGARSFQGKSLHHIADNQQNPYEQAISIIGRTLSKFDEDNLIPCFGFGDASTHDQQVFSFYQDEKVCYGFEQVLSRYRELVPQLRLAGPTSFAPIIEMAISIVEQSGGQYHVLLIIADGQVTTSVDAARGQLSPQEKRTVEAIVKASQYALSIVVVGVGDGPWDMMREFDDNIPARAFDNFQFVNFTEIMSKNVNWSRIEAEFALAALMEIPSQYKATLELNILGARRGLEIGTIPLPPPPYGAI from the coding sequence ATGGGTGGCAAGTGTTCAAAGAGGCCAAAAACTGGCGGATATTCAGGCAATCCGCAGTCATCATATACTCAACCAAGCTACAATTATCCGACTTATCAGGCATATTGTGGTCCACTTCCTGCATCAAGGAAATATTCAAAGATCAACGATGACTACAACAGCATAGAACAGGTTACTGATGCGCTTGCACGTGCAGGACTAGAGTCTTCGAACTTAATTGTTGGCATCGATTTTACCAAGAGCAATGAGTGGACCGGTGCAAGGTCATTCCAAGGGAAAAGTTTGCATCATATCGCGGATAATCAGCAAAATCCATATGAACAAGCAATATCTATCATTGGAAGAACACTATCAAAGTTTGATGAGGACAACTTAATTCCTTGTTTTGGATTTGGTGATGCCTCAACACATGACCAACAAGTCTTCAGTTTCTATCAGGATGAGAAAGTATGTTATGGATTCGAGCAAGTACTGAGTCGATATAGAGAATTAGTTCCTCAATTACGCCTTGCTGGACCAACGTCGTTTGCTCCTATTATTGAAATGGCAATCAGTATTGTAGAGCAGAGTGGTGGCCAATACCATGTTTTGTTGATAATAGCAGATGGACAGGTTACAACAAGTGTAGATGCTGCGCGTGGTCAATTAAGCCCTCAAGAGAAGAGAACAGTTGAAGCAATTGTGAAAGCAAGCCAATATGCCTTGTCTATTGTTGTAGTTGGGGTTGGAGATGGGCCGTGGGATATGATGAGGGAATTCGATGACAATATACCTGCTCGAGCGTTTGACAATTTCCAGTTTGTTAATTTTACAGAAATCATGTCAAAAAATGTGAACTGGTCCAGGATAGAAGCAGAGTTTGCATTGGCAGCATTGATGGAAATACCTTCTCAGTACAAGGCAACTCTCGAGCTGAACATTTTGGGTGCTCGTCGAGGGCTGGAAATTGGCACGATTCCTCTCCCTCCTCCTCCCTATGGTGCAATTTAG